A portion of the Sphaerochaeta pleomorpha str. Grapes genome contains these proteins:
- a CDS encoding sugar phosphate isomerase/epimerase family protein, producing the protein MGKAQLKAVEWSEGWHVHLGNPAEAAEVRQLCKERNITIVALGSYYKLGENQDFAPVLELAQALGAPTIRIWAGKIPSREVKPASFASLAKEAETLAQQCSLEGIEIAFEFHKDTLTDSNESAAKLLSLAPSCKSLWQPIVALSLQERKAGLERITQRLAYLHVFFMNGPVKRPLQEGVEEWKGYLSNLAGDHYALLEFVMGDREDQFLEDAATLHQLVR; encoded by the coding sequence ATGGGGAAAGCACAACTCAAGGCCGTTGAATGGAGTGAAGGATGGCATGTCCATCTTGGCAATCCTGCTGAAGCAGCAGAAGTAAGGCAACTATGCAAGGAAAGGAATATAACCATTGTTGCCTTGGGATCCTACTATAAACTCGGGGAAAACCAGGATTTTGCCCCGGTTTTGGAATTGGCCCAGGCCTTGGGAGCTCCTACCATCAGGATATGGGCAGGGAAAATCCCCTCAAGGGAAGTAAAGCCGGCATCCTTTGCCTCCTTGGCAAAAGAAGCTGAAACGTTAGCCCAACAGTGTTCTCTTGAAGGAATAGAGATTGCCTTTGAATTTCACAAGGATACCCTGACCGATTCAAATGAAAGTGCCGCAAAGTTACTTTCCTTGGCTCCTTCTTGCAAGAGCCTGTGGCAACCAATAGTTGCCCTCTCCCTGCAAGAACGGAAAGCTGGACTGGAAAGGATTACCCAAAGGCTTGCGTACCTGCATGTTTTTTTTATGAATGGGCCGGTCAAACGCCCTCTGCAAGAGGGTGTTGAAGAATGGAAAGGATACCTGTCCAATTTGGCAGGTGACCATTATGCATTGCTGGAATTTGTAATGGGCGACCGAGAAGATCAATTTTTGGAAGATGCAGCAACTTTGCATCAGCTAGTGAGGTAA
- a CDS encoding ABC transporter permease, with translation MREKRTGQSKYGSYGMQLCNMTLRQKIDRDFRRNKELYLLIVPVLLYYAIFQYGPMIGLSIAFKNYTPARGFVSSSWVGLKHFKAFFKDYYFSRIFLNTIRISVMTLVVSFPMPIILALLINELRSKTYSRWVQTITYLPHFISVVVICGMIVQLTSSSGAITSFLGHFGFPQSTMLNNPKYFLSIYISSGIWQLIGWNSIIYLSALTAIDAELYEAARIDGAGKMRQLVNITIPCLAPTIIIMLILQVGKMFNIGYEKIILLYNPLTYEVSDVISTYVYRKGLLEFNWSYSAAVGMFNSIISFALVYFTNRLSKKVSGNSLW, from the coding sequence ATGCGAGAGAAAAGAACAGGTCAAAGCAAATATGGCAGCTATGGAATGCAACTTTGCAATATGACCCTAAGACAAAAAATAGACAGGGATTTTAGAAGAAACAAGGAATTGTATCTATTGATAGTCCCCGTGTTACTCTACTATGCAATTTTTCAGTACGGCCCTATGATTGGCCTTTCGATTGCATTCAAGAATTACACCCCTGCGAGAGGCTTTGTTTCCAGTTCCTGGGTTGGCCTGAAGCATTTCAAGGCTTTCTTTAAGGATTACTATTTTTCAAGGATTTTCTTGAATACCATCAGGATCAGTGTCATGACCTTAGTGGTTAGTTTTCCGATGCCTATCATCCTGGCTCTTTTGATCAATGAGTTGAGAAGCAAGACGTATTCCAGATGGGTTCAGACTATTACGTATCTGCCTCACTTTATTTCCGTGGTTGTGATTTGTGGGATGATTGTACAGTTGACCTCTTCAAGTGGTGCGATTACTTCTTTCTTGGGTCATTTTGGGTTTCCCCAGTCTACGATGTTGAACAATCCGAAGTACTTTCTTTCAATCTATATTTCCTCTGGCATCTGGCAACTGATTGGCTGGAATTCGATAATCTATCTCTCGGCTCTTACTGCAATCGACGCAGAGTTGTATGAGGCTGCAAGGATAGACGGTGCAGGCAAAATGCGACAGTTGGTGAACATTACCATTCCTTGTTTGGCTCCAACTATTATCATCATGTTGATTCTCCAGGTCGGGAAAATGTTTAACATTGGGTATGAGAAAATCATATTGCTATACAACCCTTTGACCTATGAGGTATCTGATGTTATTTCCACCTATGTATATAGAAAAGGGTTGCTTGAGTTCAACTGGTCCTATTCTGCAGCTGTAGGGATGTTCAATTCTATAATCAGTTTCGCTTTAGTCTATTTTACTAACAGATTGTCAAAAAAAGTTAGTGGAAACAGTCTGTGGTAG
- a CDS encoding glycoside hydrolase family 43 protein has product MFNNPILPGFNPDPSICKANGKYYIVVSTFEYFPGLPIYSSDNLITWEFCCFALTKKEHLDLSTSKNSAGLYAPTIRYHDNQFYIVCTNKATIGNFLITTKNILGPWSEPISIGTKGIDPSLFWDDDGSCFYCSTGSEGNVRGIIGYYLDVQTGKALSTPRLISRGNGGHSVEGPHIFKKEGYYYLLTAEGGTEYNHHETIARSTSLTGPYEGPTKSTILSQVGEKENPVQATGHVDMFQDEDNNWYAVFLGIRKFGKALLHNLGRETFMEKVSWSSAGWPVIGSDGITKIISDTRNQVLTIPFDAQFDAHPWQYLRYKRENYFRIAKETLIVDDHGDRNKKIPALLCYRQTAFSQVFSVSVDTEKSQAEYYGVTAFYNSDYHYDLVISDRTIVLAYTIHGLTAIQCKTPISGNRMHLEIMTDRESYSFFCNDTLVGRLPIAGLCTETTMYMTFTGTLFGLFSYNGKAVFIDGLTIKTLEGNKEKSQDNPSQPNFRTLSTKTLTRSGSN; this is encoded by the coding sequence ATGTTCAACAATCCAATCCTCCCTGGTTTCAATCCAGATCCTTCGATTTGTAAGGCAAATGGAAAATATTACATTGTCGTTTCAACCTTTGAGTATTTCCCAGGGCTTCCCATATATAGCAGCGACAATCTCATTACCTGGGAATTCTGTTGTTTTGCCCTGACTAAAAAAGAGCATCTTGATCTTTCAACGAGCAAAAATTCTGCAGGGTTGTATGCCCCAACAATCAGATACCATGACAATCAGTTCTATATAGTCTGTACCAATAAGGCAACTATAGGGAATTTCCTCATTACTACGAAAAATATCCTAGGCCCTTGGTCTGAGCCTATTTCTATCGGGACGAAGGGAATCGATCCATCACTATTCTGGGATGACGACGGTTCCTGTTTTTACTGTTCAACGGGAAGCGAAGGAAATGTCAGGGGTATTATCGGATATTATCTGGATGTACAGACAGGAAAGGCGTTGTCAACACCTAGATTGATTAGCCGTGGGAATGGAGGTCATTCAGTTGAAGGTCCTCATATTTTCAAAAAAGAAGGGTATTATTACCTACTCACGGCAGAAGGGGGGACAGAATACAACCACCATGAAACCATTGCAAGGTCCACTTCCCTGACTGGTCCATATGAAGGGCCGACTAAAAGCACGATTCTCTCGCAGGTAGGGGAAAAGGAAAATCCTGTACAGGCAACTGGGCATGTCGATATGTTCCAAGATGAAGATAACAACTGGTATGCAGTCTTTTTAGGTATCAGAAAATTCGGAAAAGCCTTGCTCCATAACCTCGGAAGGGAAACTTTCATGGAAAAAGTATCCTGGAGTAGCGCTGGGTGGCCAGTTATTGGTTCAGACGGAATAACCAAAATTATATCTGACACTAGAAATCAGGTACTGACAATTCCCTTTGATGCCCAATTCGACGCCCATCCCTGGCAATATCTTCGTTATAAAAGAGAAAATTATTTCAGGATTGCCAAAGAAACCCTTATCGTTGATGACCACGGTGACAGAAACAAGAAAATCCCCGCTTTGCTTTGTTACCGCCAGACAGCATTCTCCCAAGTTTTTTCAGTATCCGTAGACACAGAAAAATCCCAGGCTGAATATTATGGAGTTACTGCTTTCTATAATAGTGATTATCATTATGACCTTGTAATCAGTGACAGAACAATTGTCCTGGCCTATACAATCCATGGGTTGACAGCAATTCAATGCAAAACACCAATTTCAGGAAATCGAATGCATTTGGAAATCATGACAGATAGAGAATCCTATTCTTTTTTCTGCAATGATACTTTGGTTGGGAGATTGCCAATTGCAGGACTGTGCACGGAAACCACAATGTACATGACATTTACCGGTACTCTGTTCGGCTTATTCTCGTACAATGGCAAGGCAGTCTTTATCGATGGGTTGACTATCAAAACCTTGGAAGGCAACAAGGAGAAAAGTCAAGACAACCCATCCCAACCGAATTTCAGGACACTCTCCACAAAGACCCTCACAAGGTCAGGGTCGAACTGA
- a CDS encoding carbohydrate ABC transporter permease: MKIKISKAERVFGIFNYVITGLLALVILVPLLNILFSSFSDPIKVMAHKGMILRPLGFTLDAYKAVARNPNILTGYRNTIFVVVVGTSLNLFLTLLGSYVLSRKNVLFNPLFTMLIVFTMYFTGGTIPFYLTVRTVGLDGTIWALIFPVAINTFNLIIMRTAMAAVPDSLPESAMIDGATHFRVLFSIMVPLTQATLAVITLYYAVSHWNSWFNAMIFLRDKALYPLQLILREILIQDDTSMMTAGSGDDLGLVSETIKYATIVVATAPILCIYPFMQKYFVKGVMIGAVKG; the protein is encoded by the coding sequence ATGAAAATAAAAATTTCAAAAGCGGAAAGGGTATTCGGTATTTTTAATTATGTAATTACCGGCTTGCTTGCTTTGGTTATCCTGGTCCCTTTGTTGAATATCCTGTTTTCCTCGTTCAGTGATCCTATTAAGGTTATGGCCCATAAAGGGATGATACTGAGGCCCTTAGGGTTTACCTTGGATGCTTATAAAGCCGTAGCGAGGAATCCTAATATTCTCACCGGATATAGAAATACGATATTTGTTGTTGTCGTCGGGACCAGTTTGAACTTGTTTTTGACCTTGTTAGGTTCTTATGTTCTCTCAAGGAAGAATGTCCTTTTCAATCCATTGTTTACCATGTTGATCGTATTTACCATGTATTTTACAGGGGGGACGATTCCCTTCTATCTTACAGTCAGGACTGTTGGGTTGGATGGTACCATCTGGGCCCTAATTTTCCCTGTTGCAATTAATACTTTCAATTTGATTATTATGAGAACAGCAATGGCAGCAGTACCTGACAGCCTTCCCGAATCGGCAATGATCGATGGTGCTACCCATTTTAGGGTCCTGTTCAGCATCATGGTTCCCTTGACTCAAGCCACATTGGCAGTGATTACGCTCTATTATGCGGTTTCACATTGGAACAGTTGGTTCAATGCAATGATTTTCCTACGTGATAAAGCCCTCTACCCCCTGCAGTTGATCCTGAGAGAAATCCTTATACAGGATGATACTTCCATGATGACTGCCGGTTCGGGCGATGATTTGGGTTTGGTAAGCGAGACGATTAAGTATGCAACCATCGTTGTCGCTACTGCCCCAATATTATGTATTTATCCCTTTATGCAAAAATACTTTGTCAAAGGTGTAATGATCGGGGCTGTAAAAGGATAA
- a CDS encoding Gfo/Idh/MocA family protein — MKPRILLVGIGGYGENYLQEVLDCPSNDYSVEGICDPYAARSARYEDILSRGIKIYENYDTALDSECTLVVIASPIHTHFEYMKKALLKGKDILCEKPPCIEEAELYELIELQRKSGTLVAIGYQMCYRPDIQALKKDIQQGIYGKPVLLKAIRLMRRGESYYTRNSWAGRKIVHGTKVYDSPFSNACAHDFQNMLFVLGNGWNSTTTVKSVEGITLKGNPTIENYDAVALCAKDVNGTPLYYYTAHCIKESKIGPFFEYHFSRAVIKDGGTGITSYDLSGNLIKDYSAFGQGDKLQKFHEAIFLSGKDRRPSCELETCKEHLRVIAAVQDLPSLLNIGARWEDAGDVFYPIEGLAKLFSDCYAEASLPSLNKIEETI, encoded by the coding sequence ATGAAGCCAAGAATTTTGTTGGTTGGAATCGGGGGATATGGTGAAAACTATTTGCAGGAGGTCTTGGATTGTCCTTCTAACGATTATTCGGTGGAGGGAATTTGTGATCCCTATGCTGCAAGGAGTGCCCGCTATGAGGATATCCTTTCTCGGGGTATCAAAATCTACGAGAATTATGATACGGCCCTAGACAGTGAGTGTACCTTGGTAGTTATCGCTTCCCCTATCCATACGCATTTCGAATACATGAAAAAGGCATTGCTGAAAGGTAAGGATATTCTCTGTGAGAAGCCTCCTTGCATCGAGGAAGCCGAGTTGTATGAATTGATTGAACTGCAAAGGAAGAGCGGGACACTCGTAGCCATAGGATATCAGATGTGCTACCGACCCGATATACAAGCCCTGAAAAAAGATATCCAGCAGGGTATATATGGAAAACCCGTTTTGCTCAAGGCTATTCGCTTGATGAGAAGAGGTGAATCCTATTACACCCGCAATAGTTGGGCAGGCAGAAAAATTGTTCACGGAACGAAGGTCTATGACAGTCCCTTTAGCAATGCTTGCGCCCATGACTTCCAGAATATGTTGTTTGTCTTGGGCAATGGGTGGAATTCCACGACTACAGTGAAATCAGTTGAGGGTATTACCCTCAAGGGCAATCCAACAATCGAGAACTATGATGCAGTTGCCCTTTGTGCAAAGGATGTCAATGGCACTCCCCTCTATTACTATACGGCCCATTGCATCAAGGAAAGCAAAATCGGACCTTTTTTTGAATATCATTTTTCCCGGGCGGTCATCAAGGATGGTGGCACGGGTATTACCTCGTATGATCTGTCAGGAAATCTGATCAAGGATTATTCGGCCTTTGGGCAGGGTGATAAGTTGCAGAAATTCCATGAAGCGATTTTTTTGTCAGGCAAGGACAGGCGTCCTAGTTGTGAATTGGAAACCTGCAAGGAGCATTTACGGGTCATTGCCGCTGTCCAGGATTTGCCCTCGTTGCTGAATATAGGGGCTAGGTGGGAAGATGCCGGGGATGTGTTCTATCCAATCGAAGGGTTGGCAAAACTCTTCTCTGATTGCTATGCCGAAGCTAGCTTGCCTTCATTAAACAAAATCGAGGAAACCATATGA
- a CDS encoding 4Fe-4S binding protein, giving the protein MADLYVEEFDMINPFVIASSPATQGARNLLKSAAARPGALVLRNFGHGSGGGSYVYPSAKAMFGGSAIHSHAVGTQIKDSISTLEQYCEEVRAIKRNLDKDIKLWVSVGHYSDIVKGGDWEKEWIRQAKELTLAGADAIELHFNTPGVAVAKDRTFQYYQLVAHCTQMIKAAVPSTPVMVKLALESCDVLTSMRYAKAAGATAVGPTARWKGFVFDLDWKTTQARPGSGYGGTQATPIVCYAIAEARTNGIDLPLFAGGGVFSHTQALQILMAGSNCVQIGALACSGGVSAVKNVIRQTEAWMDSNGYPDMKSLTGDALKLFSMDKEVSDYRTACLGNRYKQTQVDAEKCIGCGHCVDVCWQDSLVLEGKVAHKLDSCIGCGYCFQVCPVGALSVDAGKILKDAYEEKNR; this is encoded by the coding sequence ATGGCAGACTTATATGTAGAAGAATTCGATATGATCAACCCTTTTGTCATCGCTTCGTCCCCTGCTACCCAGGGTGCAAGAAATCTGTTGAAAAGCGCGGCTGCCCGACCTGGGGCTTTGGTCCTGAGAAATTTCGGGCATGGAAGCGGTGGAGGCTCTTATGTCTACCCTTCGGCCAAGGCTATGTTCGGTGGTTCGGCGATTCATAGCCATGCCGTAGGCACCCAGATAAAGGATAGTATTTCGACTTTGGAGCAGTATTGCGAAGAGGTCAGGGCAATCAAGAGAAATTTGGACAAGGATATCAAACTTTGGGTATCGGTGGGACACTATAGCGATATCGTCAAGGGTGGGGATTGGGAAAAGGAGTGGATCAGGCAAGCCAAGGAATTGACCTTGGCAGGAGCCGATGCGATAGAGCTCCATTTCAATACCCCAGGGGTAGCCGTTGCAAAAGACCGGACCTTCCAGTATTACCAGTTGGTTGCCCATTGCACCCAGATGATCAAGGCAGCGGTTCCCTCAACTCCTGTCATGGTCAAGTTGGCCTTGGAAAGCTGTGATGTCCTTACTTCCATGCGATATGCAAAAGCTGCCGGGGCTACGGCCGTGGGGCCGACTGCCCGTTGGAAAGGTTTTGTCTTTGATCTCGATTGGAAGACAACCCAGGCTCGTCCGGGTTCTGGGTATGGCGGAACCCAGGCAACCCCCATTGTTTGTTATGCAATAGCCGAAGCCAGAACCAATGGTATCGACCTTCCCCTGTTTGCAGGTGGCGGGGTGTTCAGCCATACACAGGCTTTGCAAATTTTGATGGCTGGTTCCAACTGTGTCCAGATTGGTGCACTTGCCTGCAGTGGTGGGGTTTCTGCCGTCAAAAACGTTATCAGGCAAACAGAGGCCTGGATGGATTCCAATGGTTACCCTGATATGAAAAGTCTGACCGGCGATGCTTTGAAACTTTTTTCCATGGACAAGGAAGTTAGTGATTACCGGACAGCTTGTTTGGGAAACAGGTACAAACAGACTCAGGTGGATGCAGAGAAATGCATTGGCTGTGGCCATTGCGTGGATGTCTGTTGGCAAGATAGCTTGGTCCTGGAAGGAAAAGTTGCCCATAAATTGGACAGTTGCATCGGTTGCGGGTATTGCTTCCAGGTCTGTCCTGTCGGAGCCTTGTCTGTAGATGCAGGTAAGATACTGAAGGATGCGTACGAGGAAAAAAACCGATGA
- a CDS encoding extracellular solute-binding protein: MKKSLICMVALLLIVSTAYARGEKESEMNVAGAGPVEISYWVPLNANIAQIAQNQGLTEYTKELEKRTNVKLKFQHVATGSTAQINEGFNILVASGNYPDVIEYNWIDYPGSPASAIEDGVIIPLNDVFKEYCPNISKLLEDNPDVAKMISTDDGTYYVFPFLRGLSYEDNMLIFSEGWVIRKDLMNKLGITDVPRTPQAWETMLRGFKAMGIKNPMTLRKDHVSRALAPGFDSYDDFYVENGSVHFGLLEPERKNYLETVARWYKEGLLDNDFFSVDKKIQATKVLNNEVGATYAPGGSGIGTWLPAMQKTNPAVELVSAPPMSAVEGRNSKFSKMNTLYNNSGSSSAISTSCKDVAAVAKFLDYSYGEEGHMLVNFGIEDLTYTLVDGYPTYSDVVMHNADGLSINQAMSTYMRGHISGPFVQDQRELEQYYQLPELKEALKLWTMTDMGKYIYPPASPSIEDSETLAQILNNVKTYSEEMESKFIAGILPISDFDKYVAQLKKFGIEDAIKIKQAAYDSYMAK, encoded by the coding sequence GTGAAAAAAAGTCTGATTTGTATGGTAGCTCTTTTGCTTATAGTGTCAACGGCATATGCTAGAGGCGAGAAAGAAAGCGAGATGAATGTTGCAGGGGCAGGACCCGTGGAGATTTCCTATTGGGTTCCGTTGAATGCAAATATTGCACAAATTGCACAGAATCAGGGACTTACTGAGTATACCAAGGAATTGGAGAAAAGGACTAATGTGAAGCTCAAGTTCCAACATGTAGCTACAGGTAGTACTGCCCAGATAAATGAAGGGTTTAATATCCTTGTTGCTTCTGGGAATTATCCCGATGTCATAGAATATAACTGGATCGATTATCCCGGTTCTCCGGCTTCTGCAATAGAAGATGGCGTCATTATTCCCCTCAACGATGTATTTAAAGAATATTGTCCCAATATCTCAAAATTACTTGAAGATAATCCTGACGTCGCAAAAATGATAAGCACCGACGATGGAACTTATTATGTTTTCCCGTTTCTCAGAGGTTTGTCCTATGAAGATAACATGCTTATCTTTAGTGAAGGTTGGGTAATCCGTAAGGACCTGATGAATAAGTTAGGCATTACTGATGTTCCCCGTACCCCACAAGCATGGGAAACAATGCTAAGAGGATTCAAGGCAATGGGCATAAAGAATCCCATGACCCTGAGGAAAGACCATGTCAGCAGGGCCTTGGCCCCTGGTTTCGATAGTTATGATGATTTTTATGTTGAAAACGGATCCGTACATTTTGGTTTGCTCGAACCGGAAAGAAAGAATTATCTGGAGACCGTTGCCCGGTGGTATAAAGAAGGTCTTTTGGATAACGATTTTTTCTCTGTCGATAAAAAGATCCAAGCAACAAAAGTTTTGAACAATGAAGTCGGGGCAACCTATGCGCCGGGCGGTTCAGGTATTGGGACTTGGCTTCCTGCGATGCAGAAAACCAACCCTGCCGTCGAGCTGGTAAGTGCTCCGCCGATGAGTGCGGTAGAAGGGAGAAATTCCAAGTTCAGCAAGATGAACACCCTGTACAATAATAGTGGAAGCAGTTCTGCTATTTCTACTTCTTGCAAGGACGTAGCAGCCGTAGCAAAATTTTTGGATTACAGCTACGGGGAAGAAGGGCATATGCTGGTAAACTTTGGTATTGAAGATCTCACATATACCTTGGTTGATGGATATCCGACGTATTCCGATGTTGTCATGCATAATGCCGATGGACTTTCGATTAACCAAGCAATGAGTACCTATATGAGAGGCCATATCAGCGGTCCTTTCGTCCAGGACCAGAGAGAGTTGGAACAATACTATCAGCTTCCTGAGCTCAAAGAAGCTTTGAAACTGTGGACAATGACCGATATGGGCAAGTATATCTATCCGCCGGCCTCTCCTTCGATTGAAGATAGCGAGACTTTGGCCCAGATCCTTAACAATGTCAAAACCTATTCAGAGGAGATGGAGTCAAAGTTCATCGCAGGAATTCTACCGATAAGCGACTTTGACAAATATGTTGCCCAACTGAAAAAGTTTGGAATTGAAGACGCAATCAAGATCAAGCAGGCAGCCTACGATAGTTATATGGCTAAATAA
- the yiaK gene encoding 3-dehydro-L-gulonate 2-dehydrogenase, translating into MRVQYDEMVGEFERVLVKYGLSKEKAKISARLFAEASLDGVYTHGLNRFPKFITSVKNGSVHITAEPSFEGKFGSFERWNGNKGPGNLNALSAMERSIALAKEHVFGCVTLSNTNHWMRPGAYGLLAAKENCIGILWTNTVPNMPPWGAKDAHLGNNPMVVAIPHGEVPVLLDVAMSMFSYGKLEMYNRLGKELPIPGGFDSEGNMTTDPGKILETHQVFPIGYWKGSGLSLVLDLICATLSGGKTSYEIGKLPNETELSQIFIAINLDAFPDKNAMEEKIEASLQDLKRSIPQIPGQVVRFPGEGMVKTREENTRLGIPVDDLVWKGVKAL; encoded by the coding sequence ATGAGAGTCCAATATGATGAGATGGTTGGGGAATTTGAAAGGGTACTGGTCAAATATGGCCTTTCAAAGGAAAAGGCTAAGATTTCTGCAAGGTTGTTTGCCGAGGCTTCCCTTGATGGTGTATATACCCATGGCCTGAATCGATTTCCCAAATTTATTACCAGTGTGAAGAATGGCAGTGTACATATAACCGCTGAGCCTTCCTTTGAAGGAAAGTTTGGCAGTTTTGAGCGATGGAACGGAAACAAGGGACCGGGAAATTTGAATGCACTTTCAGCAATGGAACGATCCATCGCATTGGCCAAAGAACATGTATTTGGCTGTGTAACACTTTCCAATACCAACCATTGGATGCGCCCAGGCGCTTATGGCTTGCTTGCTGCAAAGGAAAATTGCATCGGTATTCTCTGGACGAACACTGTACCAAACATGCCGCCTTGGGGGGCAAAAGATGCCCATTTGGGAAATAACCCCATGGTGGTGGCCATTCCCCATGGAGAAGTACCTGTATTGCTGGATGTTGCCATGTCCATGTTTAGTTATGGAAAATTGGAAATGTATAACCGTTTAGGAAAGGAGTTGCCAATTCCTGGTGGCTTTGATTCGGAAGGGAACATGACTACTGACCCAGGGAAAATTCTGGAGACCCATCAAGTATTTCCTATTGGCTACTGGAAGGGTTCTGGGCTGTCATTGGTTCTGGACTTGATCTGCGCGACCCTCAGTGGGGGTAAGACCAGTTATGAAATCGGAAAACTTCCCAATGAAACGGAACTCAGTCAGATTTTCATAGCAATCAATCTGGATGCTTTTCCGGACAAGAATGCAATGGAAGAGAAAATCGAGGCAAGCCTTCAGGACCTGAAACGTTCGATTCCCCAAATTCCTGGTCAGGTTGTACGGTTTCCCGGAGAAGGTATGGTCAAGACCAGAGAGGAAAACACCCGTTTGGGAATCCCTGTGGATGATTTGGTCTGGAAGGGAGTCAAGGCATTATAA